TGCCGTCGCTCGAGAAGGCGAGATCGTCGGCGACGAAGCCGCTCGTGAGCTTGAGCATGTCGGCATTGCCGCCAGGCGAGTAGACAAACAGCGCAGTACCGGCGGCGGCGGGGGTGGTCGGCTTGAAGCCCTGCGCCAGCTGGCTGTTGATCTTGGTCGCGAGCTGTTCGGCGATGGCGGCGATATCGCCCTGCAGCGTGATCAGCTTCTCGGTTTCATATTTGGCCAGGCCGCCGAGCTGTCCGCCGAGCTTGGCGGCTTCGAGCCCATATTTGGTGCCGGCGAAGTTCAGCGAGAATTCCTGGGGCGAGTTGACCGTCGCCTCGGCCTTGAGCGTGCCGTGCAGGTTGCCCAACACCAGCGCCTGGCCGGTCTTGAGCGAGATATTGCGCGTGCCGTCGCCATTGTCCGACACTTCCAGCGCCATCTTGCTGGCCAGGTTGTCGATGGCCTGGTCGCGCGCATCGATCATGGCCGATGCGCTCACGTTGCCTGCCTGGGCTTCGCTGATTTTCTGATTCAGGCTGGCAATTGTCGCGATCTGGGCATTGGCCGAGTCGACAATCGCGCTGCGCTGGTTGCGCACCGACTCGCGCTGGGCATTGAATACGTTATTGAGGCCGTTGAAGCGTTCGGCCATCAGGTTGGCCGAGGTCAGTACCTGCTGGCGCAGCGGGGTCGAGCCCGGGTCGCCGGCCACCGCGTTCAGGGCGCCAAAGAACAGGTCGATGCCGGCCGACAGGCTGGCGGTCTCGTCGCCCATGACGTTCTCGAGCTGGCTCAGGTAAGGCTGGGTTTGCGAATGCGCGCCGAGGTCGGCCGC
Above is a genomic segment from Massilia sp. H6 containing:
- the flgK gene encoding flagellar hook-associated protein FlgK, which translates into the protein MAIINNALSGALAAQVALSASGQNIANLQTKGYTRQSALLTTLGPDASPRSAGNGVQVSSLLRFSDNYKSQAMWRAAADLGAHSQTQPYLSQLENVMGDETASLSAGIDLFFGALNAVAGDPGSTPLRQQVLTSANLMAERFNGLNNVFNAQRESVRNQRSAIVDSANAQIATIASLNQKISEAQAGNVSASAMIDARDQAIDNLASKMALEVSDNGDGTRNISLKTGQALVLGNLHGTLKAEATVNSPQEFSLNFAGTKYGLEAAKLGGQLGGLAKYETEKLITLQGDIAAIAEQLATKINSQLAQGFKPTTPAAAGTALFVYSPGGNADMLKLTSGFVADDLAFSSDGTPGDTGNLQALVAIKGQKITAGSIGDVLLSDADTQIVGRLGVDSQLNKAALKTTQTVRTQSIDDWQSTSGVNQDEEAVNLVEYQNMYQANLKVIAIANQLFDATLAMMG